The Deltaproteobacteria bacterium DNA window TTAAATTGTCAAGCAATCTCTGCACGAACGTCCCCTTTTACAATCAGCGTCTAATCCACTTCCCTGTCCTTCCCACTTCGAACTTTTACCCTATTAGTGCTGTCTTCCTTGTAACTCCCTATTTTTACGTATTCCTCTTTTGCCTGTCATGTGCTCGATTTCGATCTTGATTAATTTTGTCTTTTTCAATGATTGTTCGATATATTTGATTCCTTCCTCTTTATACTGGTTGTACTCATTTACATTTAAGAACTTTTTCAAAAAGGCAACTAGTCCATCCATTTTTTCTCTATCAATAACCTCTTTGGCTTTTCCGAAGATAATAACACTGTTAAAATTTGTGTCGAAGCCATTAAATCTTAAGCCAAATTCATTAATATCCTCAGGTATCAGAGGAACGACCCAAACATCTGTCACGATATTAAAAGACACATTAGAGCAATTGTCGATGTTATCGAGTTTGTGC harbors:
- a CDS encoding pyridoxamine 5'-phosphate oxidase family protein, which produces MFREIRRKEKQLTIEECQDILTKAEYGTLATMGADGYPYAVSVNYVFHNGNIYFHCATVGHKLDNIDNCSNVSFNIVTDVWVVPLIPEDINEFGLRFNGFDTNFNSVIIFGKAKEVIDREKMDGLVAFLKKFLNVNEYNQYKEEGIKYIEQSLKKTKLIKIEIEHMTGKRGIRKNRELQGRQH